The following are encoded together in the Bradymonas sediminis genome:
- a CDS encoding TrkH family potassium uptake protein translates to MRQYLTSARLLGTSALTIFGIFAVDMPNGYLGRVDEITVFGEIYIAALLMLTLLSVVGRLGERAWVNVLVPVIWSANMGLFVPAVIFDPLLSVLLILWHLVTLGRYLFPVGSALGGIHAGFDQEGEPALTRWHRRYGRASGHLLIVAIILTVAVVGFELSHSLWVLLLCFALHLGALAGAAKFGALLYAERSRWTALLAILPAVALLAVLGFEAFAFSLAMLALCELIVLMILVARGPLFGDLLQAFFNYPAILIVSTFATVILLGALFLSFPQSSSSGVSIAAVDALFTATSAVCVTGLIVLDTATDFSTFGHVVIIVLIQIGGLGIMVLSTFGTLAIGGKLGLRGERALGELLNLNDPRAAYRLTRFIVLSTLSIEAVGAACLSVSFWRHGLAAPDAIWHGIFHAISAFCNAGFALQSDSLMLFQSEPFPLMVIATLITFGSFGFPVLAGGWQWCGHRMRILRKTERPRRVRASVQSKIALVMTSVLLVGGALVFLALEWNHSLAGLGVADHIFNAIFQSATLRTAGFNSVDFAQLHTASLLFMIVLMFIGASPGGTGGGIKTTTFAVLLASVRAMTSGKPRIILFERSIAHDIVYRSIAITLATTMVIGGAVFLLLLIEPLPFEAILFEVTSAMATVGLSVGITPQLSSAGRFIIIFVMFTGRIGPLTLALLLGKKKPSPVEYPGERIMVG, encoded by the coding sequence ATGCGACAATACCTCACATCCGCCCGTCTTTTGGGCACCAGCGCGCTCACCATCTTCGGGATCTTCGCCGTCGACATGCCCAATGGGTATCTGGGCCGGGTCGATGAAATCACCGTCTTTGGCGAAATTTATATCGCCGCCCTGCTGATGCTGACGCTGTTGAGCGTCGTGGGCCGGCTGGGCGAGCGCGCCTGGGTGAACGTGCTGGTGCCGGTGATCTGGTCGGCCAATATGGGGCTCTTCGTGCCGGCGGTCATCTTCGACCCGCTGCTCAGCGTCCTCTTAATCCTGTGGCATCTGGTGACGCTGGGGCGCTACTTATTCCCGGTCGGAAGCGCGCTGGGAGGCATCCACGCCGGCTTTGACCAGGAGGGCGAACCCGCGCTGACGCGCTGGCATCGCCGCTACGGGCGCGCCAGCGGGCATCTTTTGATCGTGGCGATCATCCTGACCGTGGCGGTGGTCGGCTTCGAGCTCAGCCACAGCCTGTGGGTGCTGCTGCTGTGCTTCGCGCTGCACCTGGGGGCGCTGGCGGGCGCGGCAAAATTCGGGGCGCTGCTCTACGCGGAGCGCTCACGCTGGACGGCGCTGCTCGCGATCTTGCCGGCGGTAGCCCTGCTGGCCGTGCTCGGCTTTGAGGCATTCGCGTTCTCGCTGGCGATGCTCGCGCTCTGTGAGCTCATCGTGCTCATGATCCTGGTGGCGCGCGGACCGCTCTTTGGCGACCTGCTCCAGGCGTTCTTCAACTATCCGGCCATCCTGATCGTGTCGACCTTCGCCACGGTCATCCTGCTGGGCGCGCTCTTTTTAAGCTTCCCGCAGTCCTCCAGTAGCGGCGTGTCCATCGCCGCGGTCGACGCCCTCTTTACCGCCACCAGCGCGGTCTGCGTGACCGGGCTCATCGTGCTGGACACAGCCACCGACTTCTCGACCTTCGGCCACGTCGTCATCATCGTGCTCATCCAGATCGGCGGCCTGGGCATCATGGTCCTGTCGACCTTTGGCACCCTGGCCATCGGCGGCAAGCTCGGGCTGCGCGGCGAGCGCGCCCTGGGCGAATTGCTCAACCTGAACGACCCGCGCGCGGCGTATCGGCTCACCCGCTTTATCGTGCTGTCGACCCTGAGCATCGAAGCCGTCGGCGCGGCCTGCCTGAGCGTGAGCTTCTGGCGCCACGGCCTCGCCGCGCCCGACGCCATCTGGCACGGGATCTTCCACGCGATCTCGGCCTTTTGTAACGCCGGATTTGCCCTGCAGAGCGACTCGCTGATGCTCTTCCAGAGCGAACCCTTCCCGCTGATGGTCATCGCCACGCTGATTACCTTCGGCAGCTTCGGATTTCCGGTGCTCGCCGGGGGTTGGCAATGGTGCGGCCACCGAATGCGCATCTTGCGAAAGACCGAGCGCCCGCGCCGGGTGCGCGCCTCGGTGCAGTCCAAGATCGCCCTGGTGATGACGTCGGTGCTGCTGGTGGGCGGCGCGCTGGTCTTTTTGGCGCTTGAGTGGAACCACTCTCTGGCCGGACTCGGCGTCGCGGACCATATCTTTAACGCGATCTTCCAGAGCGCGACGCTTCGCACCGCCGGCTTTAACTCGGTGGACTTCGCCCAATTACACACCGCCAGCCTGCTCTTTATGATCGTGTTGATGTTTATCGGCGCCTCCCCCGGGGGCACCGGCGGCGGCATCAAGACCACGACCTTCGCGGTGCTTTTGGCCTCGGTGCGCGCGATGACCAGCGGCAAGCCGCGCATCATCCTATTTGAGCGCAGCATCGCCCACGACATCGTCTACCGCAGCATCGCCATCACCCTGGCGACCACGATGGTCATCGGCGGCGCGGTATTTTTATTGCTGCTGATCGAGCCGCTGCCCTTTGAGGCGATCTTATTCGAGGTCACCAGCGCCATGGCCACCGTCGGCCTGTCGGTCGGCATCACCCCGCAGCTTAGCTCGGCGGGGCGATTCATCATCATCTTCGTGATGTTCACCGGCCGCATCGGTCCGCTGACGCTGGCGCTGTTGCTCGGCAAGAAAAAGCCCAGCCCGGTGGAATATCCCGGCGAGCGAATCATGGTCGGTTGA
- a CDS encoding potassium channel family protein has product MAGEFAVIGLGQFGMALAKNLADQGQSVLVIDNNMEHIEEIKGEVESAVCVDSTDENALYGLRIEKISCCVVAIGANSLQASILTTALLSQMGVPRIIGRAVNALHARILHAVGATEVVDPEQEMGLRLARRLSQPSIGEQLQLGSATLAEVETPQAFVGKNLIELELRKRFRVSVLAIRRGDEVHVNPHATDEIEAQDILVLIGQPEAVKKIGSLA; this is encoded by the coding sequence ATGGCAGGTGAATTTGCAGTGATCGGGTTGGGCCAATTCGGCATGGCGCTGGCCAAAAATCTGGCCGACCAGGGCCAATCGGTGCTCGTCATCGACAATAATATGGAGCATATCGAGGAGATTAAGGGCGAGGTTGAGTCCGCGGTCTGCGTCGATTCCACCGATGAGAACGCGCTCTACGGCCTGCGCATCGAGAAGATCTCCTGCTGCGTGGTCGCCATCGGCGCGAACTCCCTGCAGGCCTCGATCCTGACCACCGCGCTTTTGAGCCAGATGGGCGTGCCGCGCATCATCGGGCGCGCGGTCAACGCCCTGCACGCGCGCATCTTACACGCCGTGGGGGCGACCGAGGTCGTCGATCCCGAGCAGGAGATGGGCCTTCGCCTGGCGCGCCGGCTCTCGCAGCCGAGCATCGGCGAGCAGCTGCAACTGGGCAGCGCGACGCTGGCCGAGGTCGAGACGCCCCAGGCTTTTGTCGGCAAAAACCTCATCGAATTGGAGCTTCGCAAGCGCTTTCGGGTGTCGGTGCTCGCGATTCGGCGCGGCGACGAGGTCCACGTCAACCCGCACGCCACCGATGAGATTGAGGCCCAGGATATTCTGGTGCTCATCGGCCAGCCCGAGGCGGTCAAGAAGATCGGCTCCCTGGCCTGA
- a CDS encoding methyl-accepting chemotaxis protein produces MSLRTRLLLGYSYLVLLILLTAGGAGVAVFQLSNGIGDVVRNNFHSVSAASDMVGALSQQNNATLQFLTHPESRDLSQQTLSEAQAEFDIAFNEAEGNVTVPGEAARIEEIRQAYKAYEASRDILLSAQPDDPFDAYDRHISQNSRVVRGHIFDLLDLNQEAIVKADERARSTATQNGIGLGIVVTLALISLIALSRALQQHILLRLAEFKDISEAIAAGEVNRRYKESDDDELGILAQNLNTGIDAQKQLRTQAQGRLSQQRQLLLGALSQRKEGVALLGIDGLLAASTLEGEAVRALEAHRDWILKGGRELMRAYESGDPPPTHRIEFSPECTLIFELLVAQKSRPVGWLVREDLASKPPIV; encoded by the coding sequence ATGAGCCTCCGAACCCGACTTCTGCTCGGCTATAGCTACCTGGTCCTGCTGATCTTACTAACCGCAGGCGGCGCGGGCGTGGCGGTCTTTCAGTTGAGTAACGGCATCGGCGACGTGGTGCGCAATAACTTCCACAGCGTCAGCGCCGCCAGTGATATGGTCGGCGCGCTGAGCCAGCAAAATAACGCGACGCTCCAATTTTTAACCCACCCCGAGAGCCGCGACCTCAGCCAACAGACCCTCTCGGAGGCCCAGGCCGAATTCGACATCGCGTTCAATGAGGCCGAGGGCAACGTCACCGTCCCCGGCGAGGCGGCGCGCATCGAAGAGATCCGCCAGGCATACAAGGCCTATGAGGCGTCGCGCGACATCCTTCTATCCGCCCAGCCCGACGACCCTTTCGACGCCTACGACCGCCATATTTCCCAGAACTCACGCGTGGTGCGCGGGCATATCTTCGACCTGCTCGACCTCAACCAGGAGGCCATCGTCAAGGCCGACGAGCGCGCCCGTAGCACCGCCACCCAGAACGGCATCGGCCTTGGCATCGTCGTGACGCTCGCGCTTATCTCGCTCATCGCGCTGTCGCGCGCGCTCCAGCAGCATATCTTGCTGCGGCTGGCCGAATTTAAGGATATCAGCGAGGCGATCGCGGCCGGCGAGGTGAACCGGCGCTATAAAGAGAGCGATGATGACGAATTGGGCATCCTGGCGCAGAATCTCAACACCGGCATCGACGCCCAAAAACAACTTCGCACCCAGGCCCAGGGGCGCCTGAGCCAGCAGCGCCAGCTTTTGCTGGGCGCGCTGTCCCAGCGCAAAGAGGGCGTCGCCCTGCTGGGGATCGACGGGCTACTCGCCGCGAGTACCCTGGAAGGCGAGGCGGTGCGCGCCCTGGAGGCGCATCGCGACTGGATTCTCAAGGGCGGTCGCGAGTTAATGCGCGCCTACGAAAGCGGCGACCCACCGCCCACCCATCGCATCGAATTTAGCCCCGAGTGCACGCTGATCTTCGAACTTCTGGTCGCCCAAAAATCCCGCCCCGTCGGGTGGTTGGTGCGCGAAGATCTTGCAAGCAAGCCGCCAATAGTCTAG
- a CDS encoding TetR/AcrR family transcriptional regulator — protein MTKHRSPDERATQILDAARVCFMQRGYFATRMEQIAKESGLSKGGIYFHFGSKRDIFRSLVEREYQKDMDFIDSVLDVEKDILSILSGIGEHFMQAFASTDTPRFTAIIVEMAIRDEEIREMLEELQNNYITRMADVLERAMDEGQLRKVDPIATATLLKAIIDGVQASMAVGGDPPDLEGLLGVALQLLTQGLLTEDALA, from the coding sequence ATGACCAAACATCGAAGCCCCGACGAGCGGGCCACTCAGATCTTGGATGCCGCCCGTGTCTGTTTTATGCAGCGCGGTTATTTCGCCACGCGTATGGAGCAGATCGCCAAGGAATCGGGGCTCTCCAAGGGTGGGATCTATTTCCATTTTGGCTCAAAGCGCGACATCTTTCGCAGCCTGGTCGAGCGCGAATACCAAAAGGATATGGATTTTATCGACAGCGTGCTCGACGTCGAGAAGGATATTCTGAGCATTTTGTCGGGCATCGGCGAGCACTTTATGCAGGCATTCGCGTCGACGGATACGCCGCGATTCACCGCGATAATTGTGGAGATGGCGATCCGCGACGAGGAGATCCGCGAGATGCTCGAAGAGCTGCAAAATAACTATATCACCCGCATGGCCGACGTGCTGGAGCGGGCGATGGATGAGGGGCAATTGCGCAAGGTCGACCCGATCGCGACCGCGACGCTGCTTAAGGCGATTATCGACGGGGTGCAGGCGAGCATGGCGGTGGGCGGAGACCCGCCGGATCTCGAGGGCCTGCTCGGGGTCGCGCTGCAACTGCTCACCCAGGGATTGCTCACCGAAGATGCGCTCGCCTGA
- a CDS encoding protein kinase domain-containing protein codes for MVSNLGECTNFGRYVLLEKIGAGGMAEIYRAKTFGAAGFEKEFAIKLILPSLVDDDEFVEMFINEAKIAVSLYHTNVVQVFDLGEIDGQYYIAMEYVRGRDLLEVLARCAERNLKIPLDLVLFITMEMLKGLSFAHRATDPYGEPLSIIHRDVSPSNIMMSYTGDVKVGDFGVAKAAIQRTLTESGTLKGKVGYMSPEQVMGEAIDARSDVFAAGIVFFEALSMSRLFVGDSDLEVMLQVRDAKIQGRLDATDALPSGLREIVERALSKHREERYQTTGEFYQALVDFCYRYSIKVTGSDLSNFMRRLFREEIELEKARLSPRPEPREKSAAVAAPAPPPPPEEFPMSEAQLDEAPSKHAPARPASKTHANPIGSDFYDAADFESSADSESQREAPSAPVPSVKAHDKPSPDTRQTEAHDLGDAGSDAIPGTIPFELSSSVFHEDDSLEEISPVFAQSADFGSLDELITTEFEGKRNRPLFDRVRQAYATYEGDLAEVPFARILARLYQSSATGRLLVRSGSVEKSIYMRGGEPILVVTNKKSERLGAFALRANRISADQLSEALDRLDEWGGRLGDALVAIGAVEAHEIFALLSDQMREKLLDVFTWPSGYYGYFENQEPSTMGYPLGIDTYLTIAEACRNVIPLELIRRYYEGREHVDIYKISHPPISVNRLKMTARELRIYTQIRSGTSLSKCLQMLDPARLDMALRLGYMLHQVEVLKFENEGPIDLPSI; via the coding sequence GTGGTTAGCAACCTTGGTGAATGCACAAATTTTGGACGTTATGTCCTACTTGAAAAGATTGGTGCCGGCGGGATGGCCGAGATCTACCGCGCCAAGACCTTTGGCGCGGCCGGGTTTGAGAAAGAATTCGCGATCAAGTTAATTCTGCCGAGCCTGGTCGACGACGATGAGTTCGTCGAAATGTTCATCAACGAAGCCAAAATCGCGGTCAGCCTCTACCACACCAACGTCGTGCAAGTCTTCGACCTCGGCGAGATCGACGGTCAATATTATATCGCGATGGAGTATGTGCGCGGGCGCGACCTGCTCGAGGTGCTGGCGCGCTGCGCCGAGCGCAACCTGAAGATCCCGCTGGACCTGGTGCTCTTTATCACGATGGAGATGCTCAAGGGTCTGAGCTTCGCCCATCGCGCCACCGATCCCTACGGCGAGCCGCTGAGCATCATCCACCGAGATGTCAGCCCGTCAAATATCATGATGAGCTACACCGGGGACGTTAAAGTCGGGGACTTCGGCGTCGCCAAGGCGGCCATCCAGCGCACCCTGACCGAGAGCGGCACGCTCAAGGGGAAGGTCGGCTATATGAGCCCCGAGCAGGTCATGGGCGAGGCGATCGACGCGCGCAGCGACGTCTTCGCCGCGGGTATCGTGTTCTTCGAGGCGCTGAGCATGAGCCGGCTGTTTGTCGGCGACTCCGATCTCGAGGTCATGTTGCAGGTGCGCGACGCCAAGATTCAAGGGCGCCTGGATGCGACCGACGCGCTGCCTAGCGGCCTGCGCGAGATCGTCGAGCGCGCCTTATCCAAGCACCGCGAAGAGCGCTATCAAACGACCGGCGAGTTTTACCAGGCGCTGGTCGACTTCTGCTACCGCTACAGCATTAAAGTCACCGGCAGCGACCTGTCGAATTTCATGCGCCGGCTCTTCCGCGAGGAGATCGAGCTCGAGAAGGCCCGCCTCAGCCCGCGGCCTGAGCCCCGCGAGAAGTCGGCCGCCGTCGCGGCGCCGGCGCCGCCGCCGCCGCCGGAAGAGTTCCCGATGAGCGAAGCCCAGCTCGACGAGGCTCCGTCAAAGCATGCGCCCGCACGGCCCGCCTCTAAAACGCACGCAAATCCGATCGGAAGCGACTTCTACGACGCCGCCGACTTCGAATCGAGCGCGGACAGCGAATCGCAGCGCGAAGCCCCATCCGCACCAGTGCCAAGCGTAAAGGCACACGATAAGCCCAGCCCCGATACCCGCCAAACCGAAGCCCACGACCTTGGGGATGCGGGCTCAGACGCGATCCCCGGGACCATTCCCTTCGAGCTATCCTCAAGCGTCTTCCACGAAGATGACTCGCTCGAGGAGATCTCCCCGGTTTTCGCGCAGTCAGCCGACTTCGGCAGCCTCGACGAGCTGATCACCACTGAATTTGAGGGCAAGCGTAATCGCCCTCTATTCGACCGCGTACGCCAGGCATACGCCACCTACGAGGGCGACCTGGCGGAGGTTCCCTTCGCCCGCATCCTCGCTCGCCTCTATCAATCCTCGGCCACCGGTCGCCTCCTGGTGCGCTCCGGCTCGGTCGAGAAGTCGATCTATATGCGCGGCGGCGAACCGATCTTAGTGGTGACCAATAAGAAGTCGGAGCGCCTCGGCGCCTTCGCCCTGCGCGCCAACCGCATCAGCGCCGACCAACTCAGCGAGGCCCTCGACCGCCTGGACGAATGGGGCGGGCGCCTCGGCGACGCCCTGGTCGCCATCGGCGCGGTCGAAGCCCACGAGATTTTCGCGCTCCTCTCCGATCAGATGCGCGAGAAATTGCTCGACGTCTTCACGTGGCCCTCGGGCTATTACGGGTATTTCGAGAATCAAGAGCCCAGCACGATGGGCTATCCCCTGGGCATCGACACCTATTTGACCATCGCCGAGGCCTGCCGAAACGTCATCCCCCTCGAGCTGATCCGCCGCTATTATGAAGGGCGCGAACATGTCGATATTTATAAGATTAGCCACCCACCTATCAGCGTAAATCGCCTCAAGATGACCGCCCGCGAATTGCGCATTTATACCCAGATCCGCTCGGGCACCTCATTGAGCAAATGCCTGCAGATGCTCGACCCGGCCCGGCTCGATATGGCGCTGCGCCTGGGATATATGCTCCATCAGGTCGAAGTGCTGAAATTCGAGAACGAAGGCCCGATCGATCTGCCGAGCATCTGA
- a CDS encoding oligosaccharide flippase family protein: MTEHENTPESADSVAPSLHAAETPNDDTARSTGRGFLVITGAKLWFMLTGAVIQLGLPIFLGSPEKFGVFKIVTESISLLNMVMITGTLQAVSKMVSEQPLAARRVVHQAMKLQLALGVPIAAAYALGSPWIAEQFNDPSLTPYIRVSSLIVLAYAFYAIFIGYFNGTKAFVAQATMDIVFSTLKMLLLVGLVLLGFGVMGAVVGFAMAAGIVCVISGVWVWRVMAREAAKPDAAEVSITEEQSPKAALKRLLGYLVLIMLYTFALNGLMRADLFMLKRIASEVPPHLVGAEAVFNSLSSKFAGLYGAALNIARIPYMGVIAVTFVIFPLISASTFAEDRERTKAYIHDTFRYCLLLIASVGGLLALNSDAIITGLYATAYQQAAPALAILSVSIIFFALYYVATTIIIGAGRPGVAVVIMTLSMLLSGALNYVFIDNLHEANVEQITWTPEVAAPADTAQGAVYAAIEIAQNRNDLAGPYLLKAPEYMTAAATATTIAMLFGFLLSLAWLWRTYRAGLPPATLARVMAALAILGGANYFLTLPSQWVLEFGKIGFLAIVAVKMGVMGLLFLGILFALREFGPKDLARVKAVIGKK, encoded by the coding sequence ATGACCGAGCACGAAAATACCCCGGAGTCTGCCGACTCCGTTGCCCCCTCCCTCCACGCAGCCGAAACCCCCAACGATGACACCGCCCGCAGCACCGGGCGCGGTTTTCTGGTCATCACCGGGGCCAAATTGTGGTTTATGCTCACCGGCGCGGTCATCCAACTGGGCTTGCCGATCTTTTTGGGATCGCCGGAGAAATTCGGCGTCTTTAAGATCGTCACCGAGTCGATCAGCCTGCTCAATATGGTCATGATCACCGGGACCTTGCAGGCCGTCAGCAAGATGGTCAGCGAGCAGCCCCTGGCGGCGCGGCGCGTGGTCCACCAGGCCATGAAATTGCAGCTCGCGCTGGGCGTGCCCATCGCGGCGGCCTACGCGCTCGGGAGTCCCTGGATCGCGGAGCAATTCAACGACCCCTCGCTCACACCCTATATCCGCGTCTCCAGCCTCATCGTGCTGGCCTACGCGTTTTACGCGATCTTTATCGGCTATTTTAACGGCACCAAAGCCTTCGTCGCCCAAGCGACCATGGATATCGTCTTCAGCACGCTGAAGATGCTGCTCCTGGTGGGGCTGGTGCTGCTGGGCTTCGGCGTCATGGGCGCGGTGGTCGGCTTCGCGATGGCGGCGGGCATCGTCTGCGTCATCTCAGGCGTGTGGGTCTGGCGGGTCATGGCGCGCGAAGCGGCCAAGCCCGACGCCGCCGAGGTGAGCATCACCGAGGAGCAATCCCCCAAGGCGGCGCTTAAGCGGCTGCTGGGCTACCTGGTCCTCATCATGCTCTATACCTTCGCGCTCAACGGTCTGATGCGCGCCGACCTCTTTATGCTCAAGCGCATCGCCTCGGAGGTGCCGCCGCATCTGGTCGGCGCCGAAGCGGTGTTTAACTCGCTGAGCTCCAAATTCGCCGGGCTCTACGGCGCGGCGCTCAATATCGCGCGCATCCCCTATATGGGGGTCATCGCGGTGACCTTCGTCATCTTCCCGCTCATCAGCGCGTCGACCTTCGCCGAAGATCGCGAGCGCACCAAAGCCTATATCCACGACACCTTCCGCTATTGCCTGCTGCTGATCGCCAGCGTGGGCGGCCTGCTCGCGCTGAACTCGGACGCCATTATCACCGGCCTCTACGCCACCGCCTACCAGCAGGCGGCGCCGGCGCTGGCGATCTTGAGCGTGTCGATCATCTTCTTCGCGCTGTATTATGTCGCCACCACCATCATCATCGGCGCGGGACGCCCGGGCGTAGCCGTGGTGATCATGACCCTGAGCATGCTGCTCAGCGGCGCCCTCAACTACGTCTTTATCGACAATCTGCACGAGGCAAATGTCGAGCAAATCACCTGGACGCCCGAGGTCGCGGCCCCGGCTGACACCGCCCAGGGCGCGGTCTACGCGGCCATCGAGATCGCTCAGAATCGCAATGACCTCGCCGGCCCCTACCTGCTCAAGGCCCCCGAGTATATGACCGCCGCGGCGACCGCCACGACCATCGCGATGCTCTTCGGCTTCTTGCTCTCGCTGGCGTGGCTGTGGCGCACCTATCGCGCCGGGCTCCCGCCGGCCACCCTCGCGCGCGTCATGGCGGCGCTGGCCATTCTGGGCGGCGCGAATTATTTCCTCACGTTGCCCAGCCAGTGGGTGCTTGAGTTTGGGAAAATTGGCTTTCTGGCCATCGTTGCGGTTAAGATGGGCGTGATGGGGCTGCTCTTTTTGGGCATTCTCTTCGCACTTCGCGAATTTGGTCCCAAAGACCTTGCCCGCGTTAAAGCCGTCATTGGCAAGAAATAA
- a CDS encoding M48 family metallopeptidase, whose protein sequence is MNNFFEHQDIARKNTTRLVVLFGLALLLTIVSLYFVTLFAFKGVQIYVESKGAGGFFDFSADSRYLWWDLKSFLIATTGTIVVVGGGTYLKIRELARGGGSLVCEQLGGKFIDLRTNDPDEQRLINVVQEMAIASGVSVPLLYVLDHEPSINAFAAGFSPNNAAIAVSKGAMQLLTRDELQGVIAHEFSHILNGDMRLNIRMIGILHGILMIGVAGYTLFRLGLGGSKSRTRSKNDGGGVPLIAVGAALIVIGYGGRLIGRVIKSAISRQREYLADASAVQFTRNPAGLAGALKKIGGWPQGSKIKSVNAEEISHMFFGNGVDRSYWFDGLFSTHPPLQDRVRRIDPYFSGAFAIVHPTPAMKRAEQQANQPKHHRHGDPISSVLTGQGLEDLKSGRSKRAAVQAVGDILVAGAVLSDGAGPQRPRPSQAPLNAAAAVDSVGQMSTEHVDRARELLSAIPEPLQARAQDPFGAATIAFALLLDPDHQMRRAQVEVLRRELTPDMFNEAGRSTRDLSQLDPTLRLPLLEVLVPALRSMSRGQYEQFLVIIDHLIEADQKVTVFEFALKKLLRHRLEATHASREDQPYHIATFYSVSPLRPDIAILLSFLADAGSHGNPAEARRAFDLGIAALGRGGDISAHQLPYFSSSERSFEQLDRALDRIAGAANGIKHRIVRATAACVLADDDVTAQEAELLRVMCAVIDVPLPPFLPEPQKVA, encoded by the coding sequence ATGAATAATTTCTTCGAACACCAGGATATTGCCCGAAAGAACACCACCCGTCTGGTCGTCCTCTTTGGCCTGGCGTTGCTGCTGACGATCGTCAGCCTCTATTTTGTCACGCTATTCGCTTTTAAGGGCGTGCAAATCTATGTGGAATCAAAAGGAGCGGGCGGTTTCTTCGATTTTAGCGCCGATTCGCGCTATTTGTGGTGGGATCTTAAGTCATTTCTCATCGCGACGACGGGCACCATCGTGGTGGTCGGCGGGGGCACCTACCTGAAGATCCGGGAGCTCGCGCGCGGCGGCGGCAGCCTGGTGTGCGAGCAATTGGGCGGTAAATTTATCGACCTGCGCACCAATGACCCGGATGAGCAGCGACTGATCAATGTGGTCCAGGAGATGGCCATCGCAAGTGGCGTGTCGGTGCCGCTGCTCTACGTGCTCGACCATGAGCCAAGCATCAACGCGTTCGCGGCCGGCTTCTCGCCGAATAACGCCGCCATCGCGGTGAGCAAGGGCGCCATGCAGCTGTTGACTCGAGACGAACTCCAGGGGGTGATCGCCCACGAATTCAGCCATATCCTCAACGGGGATATGCGCTTGAATATCCGGATGATCGGTATTCTTCACGGGATCCTGATGATCGGCGTGGCGGGGTATACGCTCTTTCGTCTTGGACTTGGCGGCTCCAAGAGTCGGACTCGCAGCAAGAATGACGGCGGTGGCGTGCCGCTTATCGCGGTCGGCGCGGCCCTGATTGTCATCGGCTACGGCGGCCGCTTGATCGGGCGAGTCATCAAGAGCGCGATCAGCCGTCAACGCGAATATTTGGCCGACGCCTCGGCCGTTCAGTTTACCCGAAACCCCGCGGGGCTTGCCGGGGCGCTCAAAAAGATTGGTGGCTGGCCGCAAGGCTCGAAGATCAAGTCGGTGAACGCCGAGGAAATCAGTCATATGTTTTTCGGCAATGGCGTCGACAGATCCTATTGGTTCGATGGGCTTTTCTCGACACATCCGCCGCTACAAGATCGGGTGCGGCGCATCGACCCCTATTTTAGCGGGGCCTTCGCCATCGTCCACCCGACGCCCGCGATGAAGCGCGCTGAGCAGCAGGCAAATCAGCCGAAGCATCATCGGCATGGCGACCCTATTTCGTCGGTGCTCACCGGCCAGGGGTTGGAGGATCTGAAGTCGGGGCGCTCAAAACGGGCGGCCGTGCAGGCGGTGGGTGATATTCTGGTCGCCGGCGCCGTCCTGTCTGACGGCGCCGGGCCGCAGCGCCCCAGACCATCGCAGGCGCCGCTGAACGCCGCAGCCGCCGTGGATTCGGTGGGGCAGATGTCGACCGAGCATGTTGATCGTGCCCGGGAGCTACTCTCGGCCATTCCGGAGCCGCTTCAGGCGCGCGCCCAAGACCCCTTCGGCGCCGCGACGATCGCGTTCGCGCTGCTTTTGGACCCGGATCATCAGATGCGCCGCGCCCAGGTGGAGGTGCTTCGCCGAGAATTAACGCCCGATATGTTCAATGAAGCCGGGCGGTCGACCCGTGATCTTTCGCAATTGGACCCTACGCTTCGGCTGCCGTTGCTCGAGGTTTTGGTGCCCGCCTTGCGCTCGATGTCGCGCGGGCAATACGAGCAATTTCTCGTAATCATCGACCACCTCATTGAGGCGGACCAGAAGGTCACGGTGTTTGAGTTCGCCCTCAAAAAATTGCTGCGCCACCGGCTCGAGGCGACCCACGCGAGCCGCGAAGACCAACCCTACCATATCGCGACCTTCTATTCGGTGTCGCCGCTGCGCCCCGACATCGCGATTCTGCTGTCGTTCCTCGCCGACGCGGGGAGTCACGGGAACCCGGCCGAGGCGAGGCGTGCGTTTGATCTGGGGATCGCGGCGCTTGGGCGAGGCGGCGATATTTCGGCCCACCAACTGCCGTATTTCTCAAGCTCGGAGCGCTCCTTTGAGCAGCTTGATCGCGCGTTGGACCGCATCGCGGGCGCCGCCAACGGCATCAAACACCGCATCGTGCGCGCGACCGCCGCGTGCGTGCTCGCCGATGATGATGTGACGGCCCAGGAGGCCGAGCTGCTGCGCGTGATGTGCGCGGTGATCGATGTGCCCCTGCCGCCATTTTTGCCCGAGCCACAAAAGGTCGCCTGA